The window CGACGGTGAGCGCGCCGGTGATCACGCACAGCAAAGCGGTAGGCCCAGCTCCGCGTCAAGGTCCAGTCCACTGCGTGGCGGGTTTCAACTGCTGTGACGGTGGTGCGAGTTGGGATGGACTGGCCGGTTCTGGGGCGTCCGTGCGGTCTCGTAGGGTGACCGCATGACTGCTTGTGATGATCTTCCCCCGTACCTGCTGGGGTTCCCCGGTCCGCTGCGCGACCAGCTCGTCGCGGCCGTGCTGAGCGGGGCCAAGACCAGCACCACCGGCCTGCTCGCGGAGTACGAGGCCGAGGAGGAGCCGCTGCCGGAGCCGGGTGCCCGCTCGCTGCTGGTCGACTCCGGGGAGCGCGGGGTGGCGGTGGTGGAGGTGACCTCCGTGGAGGTGCTGCGACTGGGGGACGTCGGGCTGCCGCATGCGCTCGACGAGGGTGAGGGATTCACATCGGTGGCCGAATGGCGTACGGCACACGAGGAGTTCTGGCACAGCGACCCGGTGCGCGGGGCGATCGGTGACCCGGGGTTCACGGTCGACGACGACACCCTCGTCGTCGCGGAGCGCTTCCGGGTCACCGAACGGCTGGTCTGACGGCCTCCGTCAGGCCCCGGGGCACCCGTCAGGCCCCGGGGCACCCGTCAGCCGACGGCCGCAGCGGCGGCGCGGCCCGCCGCCCGGCCCGAGAAGATGCACCCGCCGAGGAAGGTGCCCTCCAGGGCCCGGTAGCCGTGCACCCCGCCGCCGCCGAATCCGGCCGCCTCGCCGGCCGCGTAGACGCCCGGCAGCGGCTCGCCGGCCGCGGTCAGGACGCGCGAGGACAGGTCGGTCTCCAGGCCGCCCAGGGACTTGCGGGTCAGGATCGAGAGCCGTACCGCGATCAGCGGTCCCGCCTTGGGGTCCAGGATCCGGTGCGGGGCGGCCGTACGGATCAGCTTGTCGCCAAGGTACCTGCGGGCGCCGTGGATGGCCGTCACCTGAAGGTCCTTGGTGAAGGGGTTGGCGATCTCCCGGTCGCGTGCCACGATCTCGCCCCGCACGGCGGCCTCGTCGAGCAGGTCCTCCTTGGTGACCGCGTTCATCCCGCGGACCAGGGCGGACAGGTCCCGCTCGACGACGAAGTCGGCCCCGTTGTCCATGAAGGCCTTGACCGGGCCGGGTACGGCCTGGCGCGCGCGGGTGAAGACGTCACGGATCGACTTGCCGGTGAGGTCCGGGTTCTGCTCGGAGCCGGAGAGGGCGAACTCCTTGCCGATGATGCGCTGGTTGAGCACGAACCAGGTGTGGTCGTGGCCGGTCTTCATGATGTGGTCGAGGGTGCCGAGGGTGTCGAAGCCGGGGAAGAGCGGCACGGGCAGCCGCTTGCCCGTCGCGTCCAGCCACAGCGGGGAGGGGCCGGGCAGGATGCGGATGCCGTGCCGGGCCCAGATCGGGTCCCAGTTCTGGATGCCCTCGGTGTAGTGCCACATCCGGTCCTTGTTGATGTGGCTGGCGCCCGCCCGCTCGGCGATGCCGAGCATCAGACCGTCCACGTGGGCCGGGACCCCGGAGAGCATCCGCTGCGGCGGGGTGCCCAGCCGGTCGGGCCACTGCGCGCGCACGAGGTCGTGGTTGCCGCCGATGCCGCCGCTGGTGACGATCACGGCCTGGGCCCGCAGGGAGAAGGTCCCGGCGGCCTCGCGGCTGCTGGCGGAGCCCCGTACGGCGTCGGAGGGCTCCAGGATCTCGCCCGTGACGGTGTCCACCGCGCCGGCCGTGCCGGACAGCCCGGTGACGCGGTGGCGGAACGCGAAGCGGACCAGGCCGCGGGCGGCGCCGGCCCGGACCCGCCGCTCGAAGGGCTCCACCAGGCCGGGGCCGGTGCCCCAGGTGATGTGGAAGCGGGGGACGGAGTTCCCGTGTCCGTTGGCGTCATAGCCGCCGCGCTCCGCCCAGCCGACCACCGGGAAGAAGCGGACGCCCTGCGCGTGCAGCCAGGATCGCTTCTCGCCGGCCGCGAAGTCGACGTAGGCCTCGGCCCAGCGGCGCGGCCAGGCGTCCTCCTCGCGGTCGAATCCGGCGGTGCCCAGCCAGTCCTGGAGGGCGAGGGCGTGACTGTCCTTGATCCGCATCCGGCGCTGTTCGGGCGAGTCCACGAAGAACAGCCCGCCGAAGGACCAGTGGGCCTGGCCGCCGATCGACTGCTCGGGCTCCTGGTCGAGCAGGATGACCTTGCGGCCCGCGTCGACGAGCTCGGCGGTGGCCACGAGCCCCGCGAGCCCGGCTCCGATCACGATCACGTCTGCGTCGTACGTCATGCGGTTACCCGTCCTCCGTCGATGGTGGGGCAGATCCTTGGCTACGGAGCGGTAACCAGTCAACAGCGGTGGTTGGATGACCTGTGTGAGTGCCGCTGATGAAGTACTGGACGTGGTGGACCGGGACGACCGGGTGACGGGGCAGGCCCCGCGGGGCGAGGTGTACGCGCGGGGGCTGATCCACCGCTGCGTGTTCGTCCAGGCCAGGGACCCGCAGGGGCGGATCTTCGTGCACCGGCGGACCGCCTCGAAGCTGGTCTTCCCCTCGTACTACGACATGTTCGTGGGCGGGGTGCTGGGCGCCGGCGAGGGCTACGCCGAGGCCGCACTGCGCGAGGCCGAGGAGGAGCTGGGGGTGCGGGGGCTGGCGCAGCCGACGCCC is drawn from Streptomyces sp. NBC_01232 and contains these coding sequences:
- a CDS encoding ASCH domain-containing protein, which produces MTACDDLPPYLLGFPGPLRDQLVAAVLSGAKTSTTGLLAEYEAEEEPLPEPGARSLLVDSGERGVAVVEVTSVEVLRLGDVGLPHALDEGEGFTSVAEWRTAHEEFWHSDPVRGAIGDPGFTVDDDTLVVAERFRVTERLV
- a CDS encoding NUDIX domain-containing protein, whose amino-acid sequence is MTCVSAADEVLDVVDRDDRVTGQAPRGEVYARGLIHRCVFVQARDPQGRIFVHRRTASKLVFPSYYDMFVGGVLGAGEGYAEAALREAEEELGVRGLAQPTPLFKFLYEGPGGAWWSYVHEVRCELPVAPQVSEVDWHTYLTQEELDRRVDDGDWAWVPDGLEAYRRLRAHREPRL
- a CDS encoding FAD-binding dehydrogenase, giving the protein MTYDADVIVIGAGLAGLVATAELVDAGRKVILLDQEPEQSIGGQAHWSFGGLFFVDSPEQRRMRIKDSHALALQDWLGTAGFDREEDAWPRRWAEAYVDFAAGEKRSWLHAQGVRFFPVVGWAERGGYDANGHGNSVPRFHITWGTGPGLVEPFERRVRAGAARGLVRFAFRHRVTGLSGTAGAVDTVTGEILEPSDAVRGSASSREAAGTFSLRAQAVIVTSGGIGGNHDLVRAQWPDRLGTPPQRMLSGVPAHVDGLMLGIAERAGASHINKDRMWHYTEGIQNWDPIWARHGIRILPGPSPLWLDATGKRLPVPLFPGFDTLGTLDHIMKTGHDHTWFVLNQRIIGKEFALSGSEQNPDLTGKSIRDVFTRARQAVPGPVKAFMDNGADFVVERDLSALVRGMNAVTKEDLLDEAAVRGEIVARDREIANPFTKDLQVTAIHGARRYLGDKLIRTAAPHRILDPKAGPLIAVRLSILTRKSLGGLETDLSSRVLTAAGEPLPGVYAAGEAAGFGGGGVHGYRALEGTFLGGCIFSGRAAGRAAAAAVG